Within the Flavobacterium sp. 9R genome, the region GATTTGTTGTTGGCTTTGGGTGATGCTTATTATTTAGAAAACAAACAAAATGAAGCGTATTCTTCATATAGAAGTGCATTTCAGATTGATCCTACTATGTTGAGAGCAAAGATGCAGTTAGGTGTTTTGTTAAAAGGTGCTAAATCTTATGATTTAGCGATTAATTCATTTAATGAAGTAATTGCTATTAATCCTAATTATGGACCTGTTTACAGAGAGTTAGCGGAAACCTATTATAAATGGGGTAGAAATAAGCCTTCAAAAGCTTCTGAGAACATGCAATTAGCTATTTCTAATTATGATAAGTATATGTCAATGACAGATTATTCTTTGGCATCAAGAATGAGAAGAGCTGACTTCTTAGTTTTGTTAAAAAACTGGCCTGAGCTTGAAAAAGAAGCTAATAAAATGATTGAGTTGGATAAAGTTAATCCAAGAATATATCGTTACTTGGCATATTCTGCATTTGAGAATGGAAATGTTGATGTTGCATTGAAATCATTAGAAAGTTTTATTTCTAATCCAAATAGTAAAGTTATTGCTAAGGATTATATCTATTTAGCTGAAATTAAGTTTAAAAAAGCTATTGCTGCTGATGGACTTACAATGGATGCAGCTCTTTATTCTTCTGGATTGGGAGATTTGAAGAAAGCTTTGGAGTTAGAACCATTAGCAACTGAGGATTTGAATGATATTGGAAAAAAATTATTTTCTAAAAAATTCTATAAAGAAGCAGCTCCTGTTTTTGAATTAGGGACTAAAAACACTGAAGATAAAAACTTTGTAGATGATAACATTTATTATGCATTATCACTATTTTACGCAAACAGTAAAAAAGATGTTAAAGCTGATTTAAATGATCTTAAAAATGCTGATGCTGCTTTAGATAAAGTTATTGTTGCGGCGCCGTCTTATCAAGATGCTTTTTTGTACAAAGCAAGAGTTAATAGATTGGCAGAGAATGAAGATTTAATCATTAAAAATTATGAATCTTATCTAGCAAAACTTACTGAAAAAGGTGAATTAGCAAATGCAACTCACAAAACGAAGATTGTTGAAAGTTACAACAATCTAGCAGCTAGTTATGCTAATAAGGATAAAGCTAAAGCGATTGAATATTTTAATAAGACTTTAGCAATCGACCCTACTAATGATTATGCTACAAAATCTTTAGCTACATTAAAATAAGAAGTACTATTTAATATTTTAAAACGACAATCTTTGGGTTGTCGTTTTTTTTGTTTTTATATCAACTAGTTTTCTTTTGCCTAGCATAGTAGTTAAAGTAGTATCTTTGCACTTTTAATGTAAATAGATGTTGTCAAAAGAAATACAATTGGAAGTTAATAAAGGGGCTATGTTGCCTTTAATGGAAGAGTTCTATACAATACAAGGCGAGGGTTCTCATACAGGAACAGCTGCTTACTTTGTTCGTATAGGCGGATGTGATGTTGGTTGCCATTGGTGTGATGTTAAAGAGAGCTGGAATGCAGAATTACATCCACCGACTAGTGTTGATAAAATTGTTGAGAATGCGGTTAAATATGCAGATACTGTCGTTGTTACTGGTGGAGAGCCTTTGACTTGGGATATGACGCTGTTGACCTCTAAATTGAGGGAGCGTGGATTAAAATTGCATATTGAAACTTCTGGTGCTTATCCGCTATCTGGTTCTTGG harbors:
- a CDS encoding 7-carboxy-7-deazaguanine synthase QueE is translated as MLSKEIQLEVNKGAMLPLMEEFYTIQGEGSHTGTAAYFVRIGGCDVGCHWCDVKESWNAELHPPTSVDKIVENAVKYADTVVVTGGEPLTWDMTLLTSKLRERGLKLHIETSGAYPLSGSWDWICLSPKKNKLPTQTVYDNADELKVIIYNKHDFVFAEEQASKVNDSALLFLQPEWSKKEEMTPLIVDYVMNNPKWRVSLQTHKYLNIP
- a CDS encoding lipopolysaccharide assembly protein LapB yields the protein MNKLKFFSVAFFASFTLVNAQDIDQAKKAIDAEQFEKAKTILKSLLQAKPSNGTASFLLGNVYMSQKELDSAKIFYQKGITGSDGAKLNYIGLGQLDLEAKNQTAAQSNFDIAIKDAKRKDATVPTYIARAYMNVSKPDYKNAITILERAKIDSPQNADLLLALGDAYYLENKQNEAYSSYRSAFQIDPTMLRAKMQLGVLLKGAKSYDLAINSFNEVIAINPNYGPVYRELAETYYKWGRNKPSKASENMQLAISNYDKYMSMTDYSLASRMRRADFLVLLKNWPELEKEANKMIELDKVNPRIYRYLAYSAFENGNVDVALKSLESFISNPNSKVIAKDYIYLAEIKFKKAIAADGLTMDAALYSSGLGDLKKALELEPLATEDLNDIGKKLFSKKFYKEAAPVFELGTKNTEDKNFVDDNIYYALSLFYANSKKDVKADLNDLKNADAALDKVIVAAPSYQDAFLYKARVNRLAENEDLIIKNYESYLAKLTEKGELANATHKTKIVESYNNLAASYANKDKAKAIEYFNKTLAIDPTNDYATKSLATLK